A stretch of the uncultured Trichococcus sp. genome encodes the following:
- a CDS encoding CapA family protein, producing MRKETFVMSLAVLGLWGCADEADTVPEVASVDTASEQNDTVSENEEEKVISFIGVGDNLIHDSIFRDAELPDGTYDFKFIYENVAEDIEEADIAFLNQETISAGGDYPYSGYPAFNTPPEIAQDMKDLGFDLVNGATNHALDYDYPGALNSLAVWNEVEDIIYTGIYESQADRDEIRTIEREGVTFAFLTYTYGTNGIEPDTSYRVAYFDEEQIRQDVANAKSVSDAVIVSAHWGDENTQEVNEMQRTYAQLFADLEVDVVIGTHPHILQPIEWVTGVNQNKTLVVYSLGNFIAHSLTDYNTLGGMVTFDFVIADDETMSIENVQFEPTVSHYVADPGNVENSRRDFKIYKLENYSEELALEHGLNGYEDLEITPNNYLSLVKNVIPAEMLE from the coding sequence ATGAGAAAAGAAACGTTTGTGATGTCGTTGGCTGTGCTGGGATTATGGGGGTGCGCGGATGAAGCGGATACGGTTCCTGAAGTTGCATCCGTGGACACCGCTTCTGAACAAAATGATACAGTTTCCGAAAACGAAGAGGAAAAAGTCATTTCCTTCATCGGAGTCGGGGATAATCTGATCCATGATTCCATTTTCCGGGATGCGGAATTGCCGGACGGAACCTATGATTTCAAGTTCATCTACGAAAATGTGGCAGAGGATATTGAAGAGGCGGATATCGCTTTTCTGAATCAAGAGACGATCAGCGCGGGGGGAGATTATCCTTATTCGGGCTACCCAGCGTTCAATACGCCGCCCGAAATCGCCCAGGATATGAAAGACCTAGGCTTTGATTTGGTCAACGGCGCAACGAACCATGCCTTGGATTATGATTACCCAGGCGCCCTCAATTCCCTGGCAGTATGGAATGAAGTGGAGGATATTATCTATACAGGTATTTATGAGAGTCAAGCGGACCGGGATGAAATCCGGACAATCGAAAGAGAAGGCGTCACGTTCGCTTTTTTGACCTATACTTACGGCACGAACGGTATTGAGCCGGACACCTCTTATCGGGTAGCTTATTTTGACGAAGAACAGATTCGCCAGGATGTTGCAAATGCCAAAAGCGTCAGCGATGCTGTCATCGTTTCGGCGCACTGGGGTGACGAAAACACGCAGGAAGTCAACGAGATGCAACGTACTTATGCACAATTGTTTGCAGATCTGGAGGTCGATGTCGTCATCGGCACCCACCCACACATTCTGCAACCGATTGAGTGGGTGACAGGCGTAAATCAAAATAAAACCCTTGTGGTCTATTCTCTGGGGAATTTTATTGCCCACTCGCTGACGGATTATAATACGCTCGGAGGCATGGTGACTTTTGATTTTGTCATTGCTGATGATGAGACGATGAGTATCGAAAACGTCCAATTCGAGCCTACTGTTTCGCACTATGTGGCAGATCCGGGAAATGTTGAGAACTCACGGCGGGATTTTAAAATTTACAAGTTGGAAAATTACTCGGAAGAGTTAGCCTTGGAGCATGGGTTGAACGGTTATGAGGACCTGGAAATAACGCCGAATAACTATCTTTCCCTCGTGAAGAACGTCATTCCTGCAGAAATGTTGGAGTAA
- a CDS encoding 2-isopropylmalate synthase produces MTEKQYIQFFDTTLRDGEQTPGVNFNTKEKVQIALQMEKWGIDVIEAGFPISSEGDFEAVKAIAGAVKNMTVAGLARCNEKDIDAAYEALKDAADPQIHIFIATSPVHMEFKLKMSKEEVLASVAHHVAYAKSKFEKVQFSPEDATRSDWDFLVEVVNLAIEKGATVINIPDTVGYTNPTEFGNLFKYLKQNVTRFDDVIFSSHCHDDLGMATANALAAVENGALRVEGTINGIGERAGNTALEEVAVALHIRKNYYEKETGMVLKETKRTSDLVSRLSGMPVPRNKAVIGGNAYAHESGIHQDGVLKNPETYEIITPQLVGVEHNSLPLGKLSGRHAFVDRIAQMGYEISDPAEIKILFARFKELADKKKNVTEEDIHALMVGKSIEDESAYELKRLQVQFVKDGIQAAIVGIQDKGNKEAKMQDSATGSGSIEAIYNTINRIMEQEIILKEYNIEAITGGKDAQAEVHVVVEDEDGKSYNGTGIDFDVLTASAKAYIQASGKAKNKQTIEKVSAHF; encoded by the coding sequence ATGACCGAAAAACAGTACATTCAATTCTTTGATACGACTCTGCGCGATGGGGAACAGACACCTGGTGTGAACTTCAATACGAAGGAAAAAGTACAGATTGCTTTGCAGATGGAAAAATGGGGGATCGATGTCATCGAAGCAGGCTTCCCGATTTCTTCAGAAGGCGACTTCGAGGCCGTAAAAGCGATCGCCGGCGCTGTCAAAAACATGACAGTAGCAGGACTTGCGCGTTGTAACGAAAAGGACATCGATGCAGCTTATGAAGCCTTGAAGGATGCGGCGGATCCACAAATCCATATTTTTATTGCGACGAGCCCTGTTCATATGGAATTCAAGCTGAAAATGAGCAAAGAAGAAGTGTTGGCGTCTGTTGCACACCATGTGGCATACGCCAAATCAAAATTCGAGAAAGTTCAGTTCTCCCCTGAGGATGCGACCAGGAGCGATTGGGATTTCTTGGTTGAAGTCGTTAATCTGGCCATCGAAAAGGGCGCAACGGTCATCAACATTCCGGATACCGTTGGCTACACCAATCCTACCGAATTCGGCAATCTGTTCAAATATCTGAAGCAAAATGTAACCCGCTTTGATGACGTGATTTTCTCCTCCCATTGCCACGACGATTTGGGGATGGCAACGGCGAACGCTTTGGCTGCAGTCGAAAATGGCGCTCTTCGGGTAGAAGGCACCATCAACGGAATCGGAGAGCGTGCCGGAAATACGGCACTTGAGGAAGTTGCAGTCGCGCTCCACATCCGCAAAAATTATTATGAGAAAGAAACGGGTATGGTACTGAAGGAAACGAAGCGCACAAGCGATTTGGTCAGCCGCCTTTCCGGCATGCCGGTTCCGCGCAACAAAGCGGTCATCGGTGGCAATGCCTACGCGCACGAGTCCGGTATCCATCAGGATGGCGTGCTGAAGAATCCGGAAACGTACGAAATCATCACGCCGCAATTGGTCGGCGTGGAGCATAACTCATTGCCGCTTGGCAAGCTTTCCGGTCGTCACGCCTTTGTGGATCGGATTGCGCAAATGGGCTATGAAATCAGCGATCCCGCTGAGATCAAAATATTGTTCGCACGCTTCAAGGAGTTGGCTGACAAGAAGAAGAACGTGACCGAAGAGGACATCCATGCGCTGATGGTCGGTAAGTCGATCGAAGATGAATCGGCTTACGAGTTGAAACGACTGCAAGTTCAGTTTGTGAAAGATGGCATCCAAGCGGCAATCGTCGGCATCCAGGATAAGGGCAATAAAGAAGCGAAGATGCAGGATTCCGCAACCGGATCGGGAAGCATCGAAGCGATCTACAACACCATCAACCGCATTATGGAGCAAGAAATCATTCTGAAGGAATACAACATCGAAGCCATCACAGGCGGGAAAGATGCGCAAGCAGAAGTGCACGTGGTCGTGGAGGATGAGGACGGCAAGAGCTATAACGGCACAGGCATCGACTTCGACGTCCTGACGGCATCCGCGAAAGCGTATATCCAAGCCAGTGGAAAAGCAAAAAATAAACAGACAATAGAAAAAGTATCAGCACATTTCTGA
- the leuD gene encoding 3-isopropylmalate dehydratase small subunit produces the protein MEPIKVHNGKTVALMNNNIDTDQIIPKVFLKRIEKTGFGAFVFDEWRFLKNGDPNPEFPLNDADRQEATILVTGDNFGCGSSREHAAWALKDYRFRVIIAGSYSDIFYMNSLKNGLLLIELPQEQRDALAQLPADETIQIDLPNQVVRTSTAEYPFAIDPTWKHKLENGIDDITETMTYADQIDAYEAKWDNIYA, from the coding sequence ATGGAGCCAATTAAAGTACATAACGGTAAGACAGTTGCCTTGATGAACAACAACATCGACACCGACCAAATCATTCCGAAAGTATTCCTGAAACGGATCGAAAAAACGGGCTTCGGCGCATTCGTTTTCGATGAATGGCGTTTCCTGAAAAACGGCGATCCGAATCCGGAGTTCCCTTTGAATGATGCCGATCGCCAAGAAGCGACGATCCTCGTAACGGGAGATAATTTCGGCTGCGGCTCTTCCCGTGAGCATGCCGCATGGGCGTTGAAGGATTACCGTTTCCGCGTCATCATCGCCGGCAGTTACAGCGATATCTTCTATATGAATTCTTTGAAGAACGGCTTGTTGCTGATCGAGTTGCCGCAAGAGCAACGTGATGCTTTGGCGCAATTACCGGCGGATGAGACCATCCAGATCGACTTGCCGAATCAAGTGGTCAGAACCAGTACAGCGGAGTATCCTTTCGCCATCGATCCGACTTGGAAGCATAAATTGGAAAACGGCATCGACGACATCACCGAAACGATGACTTATGCTGATCAGATTGATGCGTACGAAGCGAAATGGGACAATATTTACGCATAG
- a CDS encoding DUF554 domain-containing protein, with protein MVLLGSLVNGAAIVLGGSIGLVLKKGLSDRIAKAVMNALALCVLYIGVSGMLKGENILITILSMVFGTLVGEWIDLDKKINQLGDTIEKNVSSPDDEVSVSKGFVTASLLFCVGAMAIVGALQSGLTGNHDTLFAKSLIDGVAAIVMASSLGIGVLLSAVLVLVYEGGITLFANVLAPLLTDSVINEMTCVGSLLIVGLALNMLKLTDLKIMNYAPAVFFPILLGFFV; from the coding sequence TTGGTTTTATTGGGAAGTTTGGTCAACGGCGCTGCCATTGTGTTGGGAGGCAGCATCGGTTTGGTTTTAAAGAAAGGTTTATCGGATAGGATAGCCAAAGCTGTGATGAACGCTTTGGCGCTTTGCGTCCTTTACATCGGCGTGAGCGGTATGTTGAAGGGCGAGAATATTTTGATCACCATTTTATCGATGGTGTTTGGGACTTTGGTCGGCGAATGGATCGATTTGGACAAAAAAATCAATCAGTTGGGGGATACAATCGAAAAGAATGTTTCTTCACCTGATGATGAAGTGTCGGTATCGAAAGGATTCGTGACCGCAAGCCTCTTGTTCTGTGTCGGCGCGATGGCCATTGTCGGTGCGTTGCAGAGCGGTTTGACAGGCAATCACGATACGCTTTTTGCGAAATCACTGATTGATGGTGTCGCGGCCATCGTGATGGCATCAAGTCTGGGGATCGGAGTGTTACTTTCAGCAGTGTTGGTCCTTGTTTATGAAGGCGGGATTACGCTTTTTGCCAATGTCCTTGCGCCGCTTTTGACGGATTCTGTGATCAACGAAATGACCTGCGTGGGTTCGCTATTGATTGTTGGTCTGGCGTTGAACATGTTGAAGTTGACGGATCTGAAGATCATGAATTATGCGCCTGCTGTCTTTTTCCCGATCCTGTTAGGATTTTTTGTGTGA
- the nspC gene encoding carboxynorspermidine decarboxylase, translating to MDFQALPTPSYVVDETLLRRNLEILKSVKDQTGCKILLAQKAFSMYYFYPLIAEYLDGTTASSVHEAQLGYEEFGKETHVFAPAFKKEEMEALLPIVDHIVFNSPNQVRLYAEMVKNSPRPIEIGLRVNPELSTQDHALYDPASPFSRLGTTAVNFDESQVELLDGLHFHTLCEQGSDALEATLVAFEEKFGKYLHGMKWVNFGGGHHITKEGYDIAKLVKIVNYIKEKYAVQVYLEPGEAIALNAGFLVASVLETTYNQMNLAILDTSATCHMPDVLEMPYRPFIIGSGEANEKAHTYRLGGQTCLAGDVIGDYSFDEPLQPGDRLIFTDMAIYSMVKNTTFNGIQLPAIAAHTFKEGTKVIKTFGYEDFKSRL from the coding sequence ATCGATTTTCAAGCCTTGCCGACACCAAGCTACGTGGTGGATGAGACCTTATTGCGCCGCAATCTGGAAATTCTGAAATCGGTGAAGGATCAAACGGGCTGCAAAATTTTGCTGGCCCAGAAAGCTTTTTCGATGTACTATTTCTACCCTTTGATTGCCGAATATCTGGACGGCACGACCGCAAGCTCTGTCCATGAGGCGCAACTGGGTTATGAGGAATTCGGCAAGGAGACGCACGTCTTTGCGCCGGCTTTCAAGAAGGAAGAAATGGAGGCGTTGCTCCCGATCGTGGATCACATCGTCTTCAATTCTCCTAACCAAGTGAGGCTGTATGCCGAAATGGTGAAGAACAGCCCGCGTCCGATCGAAATCGGCCTGCGCGTCAATCCTGAACTTTCAACGCAGGACCATGCGCTGTATGACCCGGCCAGTCCGTTTTCGCGTTTGGGCACGACAGCCGTCAATTTCGACGAGAGCCAAGTCGAATTGTTGGACGGACTGCATTTCCACACCCTTTGCGAACAAGGTTCCGATGCCTTGGAAGCGACTTTGGTCGCATTCGAGGAAAAATTCGGGAAATATCTGCACGGTATGAAATGGGTAAACTTCGGCGGTGGGCATCATATCACTAAAGAAGGCTACGATATCGCCAAATTGGTGAAAATCGTCAACTACATCAAAGAGAAATATGCTGTGCAGGTCTATCTTGAGCCTGGCGAAGCGATCGCATTGAATGCGGGATTCCTTGTCGCGAGCGTGCTCGAGACGACTTATAACCAGATGAATCTGGCCATCCTGGATACATCCGCGACTTGCCACATGCCTGACGTATTGGAAATGCCTTACCGTCCGTTCATCATCGGTTCCGGTGAAGCGAACGAAAAAGCCCATACGTACCGCTTGGGCGGACAGACTTGCTTAGCAGGGGACGTCATCGGGGATTATTCCTTCGATGAGCCGCTTCAGCCCGGCGATCGCCTGATCTTCACGGATATGGCCATCTATTCCATGGTGAAGAACACGACCTTCAACGGCATCCAACTGCCGGCTATCGCGGCCCATACGTTCAAAGAAGGCACGAAAGTCATCAAGACCTTCGGCTACGAAGATTTCAAATCACGACTTTAG
- a CDS encoding saccharopine dehydrogenase family protein, which yields MSRALIIGAGGVSNVVCHKCAQNSEVFEEFMIASRTKSKCDEIKDRIESGIYAGRSKITTAQVDANNVPELVALINEYKPDIVINVALPYQDLTIMDACLETKTDYVDTANYEPEDTAKFEYKWQWDYRERFEKAGITALLGSGFDPGVTSVFSAYAQKHHFDEIHTIDILDCNGGDHGYPFATNFNPEINIREVTANGSYWENGEWIETEPMEIKREYNFDQVGKKDMYLLHHEEIESLALNIKGIKRIRFFMTFGESYLTHLKVLENVGMTSIEPIEFEGKQIVPLQFLKAVLPDPASLGPRTKGKTNIGNIFTGIKDGKEKTYYIYNVCDHEECYKEVGSQAVSYTTGVPAMIGAAMVLTGQWKKPGVYNIEEFNPDPFMEALNVYGLPWQEDFNPTLVD from the coding sequence ATGAGTAGAGCTTTAATTATTGGTGCCGGTGGCGTTTCCAACGTCGTATGCCATAAATGTGCCCAAAATTCAGAAGTGTTCGAAGAATTTATGATTGCCAGTCGTACCAAGTCAAAATGCGATGAAATCAAAGATCGGATCGAAAGCGGCATTTATGCTGGGCGTTCCAAAATCACGACTGCCCAAGTGGATGCGAACAATGTTCCTGAATTAGTGGCGCTGATCAATGAATACAAACCGGATATCGTGATTAATGTGGCTTTGCCATACCAAGACTTGACCATCATGGATGCCTGTCTTGAAACAAAAACTGATTATGTCGACACAGCGAACTATGAACCGGAAGATACAGCTAAATTTGAATACAAATGGCAATGGGATTACCGCGAGCGTTTCGAAAAAGCCGGCATCACCGCATTGTTGGGATCAGGCTTTGACCCGGGCGTAACAAGCGTATTCTCTGCCTATGCCCAAAAACATCATTTCGATGAAATCCATACGATCGATATCCTGGACTGCAACGGCGGCGATCATGGTTATCCTTTCGCAACCAACTTCAATCCGGAGATCAACATCCGCGAAGTTACGGCAAACGGAAGCTATTGGGAAAACGGCGAATGGATCGAAACGGAACCGATGGAAATCAAGCGGGAATACAATTTCGATCAAGTCGGCAAGAAGGACATGTATTTGCTGCACCACGAAGAAATTGAATCGTTGGCTTTGAACATCAAAGGCATCAAACGCATCCGTTTCTTCATGACATTTGGCGAAAGCTACCTGACGCATTTGAAAGTGTTGGAGAATGTGGGCATGACTTCCATCGAGCCGATCGAATTCGAAGGCAAACAGATTGTGCCGCTGCAATTCCTGAAAGCCGTATTGCCTGATCCAGCTTCATTGGGACCGCGCACAAAAGGAAAAACGAACATCGGTAACATCTTCACCGGAATCAAAGACGGAAAAGAGAAGACATACTATATCTACAACGTCTGCGACCATGAAGAATGCTACAAAGAAGTAGGCTCGCAAGCCGTCTCCTACACAACCGGTGTCCCAGCGATGATCGGGGCAGCTATGGTCTTGACCGGACAGTGGAAAAAACCAGGCGTGTACAATATCGAAGAATTCAATCCGGATCCATTCATGGAAGCATTGAATGTCTATGGCTTGCCTTGGCAAGAGGACTTCAATCCTACCTTGGTCGATTAG
- a CDS encoding SOS response-associated peptidase yields MCGRYALEATKRQLWERYLLGEMAEEVEERAEIFPTNSTPLIMPSNELVHHRWGFVEPFAKRPLINARAESVLEKPTFSQSFRTARCLVPATAFFEWEKVGEEKLKRKISVSDIPIFSMAGILKTYQDENGKPYTAFSIITTDANDQMRSIHDRMPVILEPEDEAFYLDQKADPKKVWKLLKPTEHRLLIE; encoded by the coding sequence ATGTGCGGACGTTATGCGCTTGAAGCGACAAAGAGGCAGTTATGGGAAAGATACCTTTTGGGGGAGATGGCAGAGGAAGTCGAAGAGCGTGCGGAAATATTCCCGACCAACAGCACGCCGTTGATCATGCCGAGCAACGAGCTGGTTCACCACAGATGGGGATTTGTGGAGCCTTTCGCTAAGCGTCCTTTGATCAACGCCCGAGCAGAGAGCGTACTTGAAAAGCCGACCTTCAGCCAATCTTTCCGGACAGCGCGTTGTTTGGTGCCGGCGACTGCATTTTTTGAATGGGAAAAAGTAGGCGAAGAAAAGCTGAAACGAAAAATTTCCGTATCGGATATTCCGATTTTTTCGATGGCCGGCATCCTGAAGACGTATCAGGATGAAAACGGGAAACCTTATACAGCTTTTTCCATCATCACCACTGACGCCAATGACCAGATGCGTTCTATCCACGATCGCATGCCGGTGATACTGGAACCTGAGGATGAAGCCTTTTACCTGGATCAGAAAGCCGATCCGAAAAAGGTATGGAAATTGCTGAAACCGACAGAGCATCGCCTGCTGATCGAATGA
- the leuB gene encoding 3-isopropylmalate dehydrogenase, with protein sequence MNYTIAALPGDGIGPEIMESGLTLLETLGKKFHHEFNVTVYPFGGAGIDETGDPIPPQTIKGCSEADAILLAAIGGPKWEKAEKTPEDGLLQLRKTLGLFSNIRPIAVSDSIAHLSPLKTERVKGTDFIVVRELTGGLYFGQPKHWNDEEATDTLFYKKSEIERIVRQAFDIAMTRGKKLTSVDKANVLASSKLWRKTVNEIATEYPEVTVDHLYVDAASMKIIQDPTSFDVIVTENMFGDILSDEASVITGSLGMLPSGSHAVSGPSLYEPIHGSAPDIAGKNIANPMSMILSVAMMLRQSFQLHEEAAALEKAASEVMDAGFLTADLGGTTTTTVFTEQVKAILEK encoded by the coding sequence ATGAATTATACGATTGCAGCATTGCCCGGAGACGGCATTGGACCAGAAATAATGGAAAGCGGTTTGACTTTGCTGGAAACGCTCGGCAAAAAATTTCATCATGAATTCAACGTGACGGTTTACCCATTCGGAGGAGCCGGCATCGATGAAACCGGCGATCCGATTCCGCCACAAACAATCAAAGGCTGTTCGGAGGCTGACGCGATCCTGTTGGCTGCAATTGGCGGACCGAAATGGGAAAAAGCCGAGAAAACACCGGAAGATGGCCTTTTGCAATTGCGTAAGACATTGGGACTTTTCTCGAACATCCGCCCGATTGCCGTCAGCGACAGCATCGCCCACCTGTCCCCGTTGAAGACGGAACGGGTGAAAGGCACTGACTTCATCGTGGTCCGCGAATTGACGGGCGGTTTGTACTTCGGCCAGCCGAAGCATTGGAACGATGAAGAAGCGACAGATACTTTATTCTATAAGAAGAGTGAAATCGAGCGGATCGTCCGCCAGGCTTTTGATATCGCGATGACGCGCGGCAAAAAGCTGACTTCCGTCGATAAAGCAAACGTATTGGCCAGCAGCAAACTGTGGCGCAAAACAGTAAATGAAATCGCGACAGAATACCCGGAAGTTACCGTCGATCATTTGTATGTAGATGCGGCTTCGATGAAAATCATCCAAGATCCGACTTCATTCGATGTTATCGTAACGGAAAACATGTTCGGGGATATCCTGAGCGACGAGGCATCCGTCATCACAGGCTCATTAGGCATGCTGCCTTCCGGAAGCCATGCGGTATCCGGTCCTTCGTTGTATGAACCGATCCATGGTTCGGCACCGGACATCGCCGGTAAAAACATCGCCAACCCGATGTCGATGATCCTGTCCGTTGCCATGATGCTGCGCCAAAGCTTCCAGCTGCATGAAGAGGCGGCTGCGCTTGAAAAAGCGGCCTCCGAGGTTATGGATGCTGGTTTCCTGACGGCCGATCTGGGTGGTACTACGACAACGACAGTGTTTACTGAACAAGTGAAAGCCATTTTGGAAAAGTGA
- the leuC gene encoding 3-isopropylmalate dehydratase large subunit: MSRTLFDKLWDRHVITGPEGEPQLLYVDLHLIHEVTSPQGFDGLRETNRQVRRPDKTIATVDHNVPTEDIFNIKDLISKKQIEALQKNCAEFNIPLMDIGTANQGIVHMVGPELGATQPGKIVVCGDSHTATHGAFGAMAFGIGSSEVEHVFATQSIWQKKPKSMGVKITGKLPAGVYAKDIILHLIATYGAAFGSGYAIEFYGDTVEALTMEERMTICNMSIEFGAKIGMMAPDQTTYDYLRGRHYAPENMEKAIADWETLKSDPDAVYDTDIAIDVSDLAPYVTWGTNPGMGVQFGEKFPEIQDKNDERAYNYMDLKPGQTAEDIPLGFVFIGSCTNARLSDLIEAAKYVKGGKVPAHIQAMVVPGSRTVRDAAAELGLDKIFIDAGFEWREPGCSACLGMNPDKVPAGVHCASTSNRNFEGRQGKGSRTHLVSPAMAGAAAVNGKFVDIRKEAVTYGAN; the protein is encoded by the coding sequence ATGAGCAGAACGCTTTTTGATAAACTATGGGACAGACACGTCATTACAGGACCAGAAGGTGAACCACAATTGTTGTATGTGGACCTGCACTTGATCCATGAAGTCACTTCACCGCAAGGCTTCGACGGCTTGCGCGAAACCAATCGCCAAGTCCGACGTCCAGACAAAACGATCGCTACGGTCGACCACAATGTGCCGACGGAAGATATCTTCAACATCAAGGATCTGATTTCGAAGAAGCAGATCGAAGCGCTGCAGAAGAACTGCGCGGAATTCAACATTCCGTTGATGGATATCGGAACAGCCAACCAAGGGATCGTGCATATGGTCGGACCGGAATTGGGCGCAACCCAACCCGGCAAGATTGTCGTCTGCGGAGATTCACATACGGCTACACATGGGGCCTTCGGAGCGATGGCATTCGGTATCGGCAGCTCGGAAGTGGAACATGTTTTTGCAACGCAATCAATCTGGCAGAAAAAACCGAAATCGATGGGCGTAAAAATCACCGGCAAATTGCCTGCGGGCGTCTACGCGAAAGATATCATCCTACATTTGATTGCGACTTACGGAGCAGCCTTCGGAAGTGGTTATGCGATTGAATTTTACGGAGATACAGTGGAAGCCTTGACGATGGAAGAACGGATGACAATCTGTAATATGTCCATCGAGTTCGGTGCAAAAATCGGCATGATGGCACCGGACCAGACTACTTACGATTATTTGCGCGGCCGCCATTATGCACCGGAAAACATGGAGAAAGCCATTGCCGACTGGGAGACGCTGAAGAGCGATCCGGATGCTGTCTATGACACTGACATCGCTATCGATGTTTCCGATTTGGCTCCTTATGTAACTTGGGGAACCAATCCAGGTATGGGTGTGCAGTTCGGAGAAAAATTCCCGGAAATCCAGGACAAAAATGACGAGCGTGCCTATAACTACATGGATCTGAAACCTGGCCAAACGGCGGAAGATATCCCATTGGGCTTTGTCTTCATCGGCTCTTGTACGAATGCCCGCCTGTCCGATCTGATCGAAGCGGCGAAGTATGTCAAAGGCGGAAAAGTGCCTGCCCATATCCAAGCTATGGTTGTGCCGGGCAGCCGGACCGTCCGCGATGCGGCCGCGGAGTTGGGATTGGACAAAATCTTCATCGATGCGGGATTTGAATGGCGCGAGCCAGGCTGCTCGGCTTGCTTGGGGATGAATCCGGATAAAGTGCCTGCCGGCGTGCACTGCGCTTCGACTTCCAACCGTAACTTTGAAGGTCGTCAAGGCAAAGGCTCGCGGACGCACTTGGTCAGCCCGGCTATGGCGGGAGCTGCCGCAGTGAACGGTAAATTTGTGGATATCAGAAAGGAAGCAGTGACTTATGGAGCCAATTAA
- a CDS encoding ABC transporter substrate-binding protein has product MDWKKKVATTLALTSALLLGACAGSTEEAADSSATSSTASADAVHVGILQILEHESLSAARTGFLEVLEEAGYIEGDNLIVDYQNAQGDQANLQSMAERLAGNNDLILAISTPASQAIANAEKENAVLFTAVTDPIDAGLVASAEEPGANITGTSDQSPMDQQIQLLLSIVPTAETVGIIFNSSEMNSVVQSEQAKALLEAAGVNVEIMTVTSTNDVQQVMESLVQKVDAIYIPTDNTLSSTMATVGQIAMEAKIPVIPGATDMVEVGGLATYGIDFKELGRQTGEMALQILEEGKLPSELPVQFPETLQLVINEEMAEALGIDPDSIKLPE; this is encoded by the coding sequence ATGGATTGGAAAAAGAAAGTAGCGACAACCTTGGCACTGACTTCTGCCTTATTGCTTGGTGCATGCGCCGGCAGTACGGAAGAAGCGGCGGACTCTTCCGCAACAAGTTCAACTGCCTCAGCGGATGCAGTGCATGTCGGAATCCTGCAGATCCTTGAGCACGAATCCTTATCGGCTGCACGCACAGGTTTCTTGGAAGTTTTGGAGGAAGCCGGTTACATTGAAGGCGACAATCTGATCGTGGATTACCAGAATGCTCAAGGTGATCAAGCCAACCTGCAGAGTATGGCCGAGCGTTTGGCAGGCAACAACGATCTTATTTTAGCAATCTCGACACCTGCGTCTCAGGCAATAGCGAATGCTGAAAAAGAAAATGCAGTCCTGTTCACTGCCGTAACTGATCCGATCGATGCTGGGCTTGTGGCAAGCGCAGAAGAGCCGGGAGCAAACATCACAGGAACAAGCGATCAGAGCCCTATGGATCAACAGATACAACTGTTGTTGTCGATCGTACCCACTGCGGAAACAGTCGGCATCATTTTTAACTCAAGCGAAATGAATTCCGTTGTACAGAGCGAACAAGCGAAAGCCTTGTTGGAAGCGGCAGGCGTGAATGTCGAAATCATGACGGTTACTTCCACGAATGATGTGCAGCAAGTGATGGAATCATTGGTGCAAAAAGTGGATGCGATCTACATCCCAACGGACAACACCTTATCCAGCACGATGGCTACTGTCGGCCAGATCGCTATGGAAGCCAAAATTCCGGTCATTCCTGGCGCAACTGACATGGTGGAAGTCGGCGGATTGGCGACTTACGGAATCGACTTCAAGGAATTGGGTCGCCAGACAGGTGAAATGGCCTTGCAGATTCTGGAAGAAGGTAAACTCCCTTCCGAATTGCCTGTCCAATTCCCTGAGACCCTGCAATTGGTCATCAATGAAGAAATGGCTGAAGCACTGGGCATCGATCCAGACAGCATCAAATTACCTGAATAA